A DNA window from Lepidochelys kempii isolate rLepKem1 chromosome 9, rLepKem1.hap2, whole genome shotgun sequence contains the following coding sequences:
- the SAP130 gene encoding histone deacetylase complex subunit SAP130 isoform X4 yields the protein MVGMSSQQFPRSGALPAGLGQAPPPISTSGSTGLINPTTTAVSDESNRESEVAPREHMGPGGSLQSREEKQEPVVVRPYPQVQMLAQHHTVQSGAAVTVTAPPAHLTPAVPLSFSEGLMKPPVKPTMPSRPIAPAPPSTMSAPTKVPGQVTVTMENSIPQASAIPVATISGQQGHSSNVQHIMATNLQMSIIRSSAPGPPLHIGASHLPRGAAAAAVMSSSKVTTVLRPASQLPNAATAQPAVQHIIHQPIQSRPPVTTSSTIPPAVIAPGSTTRAQSPVITTTAAHATESILSRHTLSLQQHPPSAAISIPRPAQPRDTATRITLPSHPAIGTPKQQLHTMTQKTIFSTGTPVAAATVAPILATNTIASATTAGSVSHTQAPTSTIVTMTMPSHSSHATAVTTSNIPVAKVVPQQITHTSPRIQSDYTSERSNLIPIPGHRASPNPVAMETRSDNRQSMPVQFQYFLPTYPPSAYPLAAHTYTPITSSVSTIRQYPVSAQAPNSAITAQTGVGVASTVHLNPMQLMTVDASHARHIQGIQPAPIGAQGIQPAPIGAQGIQPAPIGAQGIHPAAPIGAQGLQPAPINAQQPQTETKTSAVVLADGATIVANPISNTFSAAPAATTVVQTHSQSASASAPAQGSSPRPSILRKKPATDGLAVRKSLIPPQPSEVASTRVESSMRSTSGSPRPAGAKPKPEIHVSMATPVTVSVEAVSNQTSEQPTIAVPPTSQQPPSAIPTIIAAASPPSQPTAPLSTIPGAVSAAPATSNTIIAAPPPPSTMSGALSTVLGPPAPEIKIKEEVEPMDIMRPVSVPPLTTNTMSPSLALLANNLSMPPNDLPPGASPRKKPRKQQHVISTEEGDMMETNSTDDEKSTAKSLLVKAEKRKSPPKEYIDEEGVRYVPVRPRPPITLLRHYRNPWKAAYHHFQRYSDVRVKDTSSLCSLVLEEKKAMLQEIANQKGVSCRAQGWKVHLCAAQLLQLTNLEHDVYERLTSLQEGIIPKKKAATDDDLHRINELIQGNMQRCKLVMDQISEARDSMLKVLDHKERVLKLLNKNGTVKKVSKLKRKEKV from the exons ATG GTGGGAATGAGTTCTCAGCAGTTTCCCCGTTCTGGAGCCCTTCCTGCAGGACTAGGACAAGCTCCACCCCCAATTTCCACCAGTGGATCTACAGGGCTGATAAACCCAACAACCACAG cAGTGAGTGATGAATCTAATCGAGAGTCAGAAGTTGCTCCCAGAGAGCACATGGGCCCTGGTGGCTCTCTACAGTCTCGTGAAGAGAAACAGGAACCAGTGGTTGTTCGGCCATACCCACAGGTTCAGATGTTGGCACAGCACCATACGGTCCAATCTGGTGCTGCAGTTACAGTGACCGCTCCGCCGGCACATCTGACTCCAGCAGTGCCACTTTCCTTTTCAGAGGGACTTATGAAG CCTCCTGTGAAGCCCACCATGCCCAGCCGGCCCATTGCTCCTGCTCCACCCTCTACAATGTCAGCTCCCACCAAGGTTCCTGGGCAGGTTACTGTTACCATGGAAAACAGTATCCCACAAGCCTCAGCTATTCCTGTGGCAACAATCAGTGGACAACAG GGACATTCCAGTAACGTGCAGCATATCATGGCAACAAATCTTCAGATGTCTATCATCCGAAGTAGTGCTCCTGGTCCCCCTTTACACATTGGAGCTTCTCACTTACCCCGAG GTGCGGCAGCAGCTGCTGTGATGTCCAGCTCTAAAGTAACCACAGTTCTGAGGCCAGCTTCACAGTTGCCAAATGCAGCAACAGCTCAGCCAGCTGTTCAGCACATCATTCATCAACCAATCCAG TCTCGTCCTCCTGTGACGACATCGAGCACCATCCCTCCTGCTGTAATAGCACCAGGTTCCACCACAAGAGCTCAGTCTCCAGTTATTACTACAACAGCAGCACATGCTACGGAATCAATCCTGAG tCGGCACACTCTGTCTCTCCAGCAGCACCCACCTTCTGCAGCTATTAGTATTCCGCGTCCTGCGCAGCCACGGGACACAGCAACTCGGATCACACTGCCATCTCACCCAGCCATAGGTACACCAAAACAGCAGCTCCACACCATGACTCAG AAAACCATTTTTAGTACTGGTACTCCGGTGGCGGCAGCAACCGTGGCACCCATTTTGGCAACCAATACTATTGCCTCAGCAACCACAGCTG GTTCTGTGTCTCATACCCAAGCTCCTACAAGTACAATTGTCACCATGACAATGCCCTCTCACTCTTCCCATGCCACTGCTGTGACCACCTCAAACATCCCAGTTG CTAAAGTGGTTCCTCAGCAAATCACGCATACTTCTCCTCGAATCCAGTCTGATTATACATCAGAGAGGAGTAATCTCATTCCCATACCTGGACACCGAGCATCTCCAAACCCAGTTGCCATGGAAACAAGAAGTGACAACCG GCAGTCGATGCCAGTCCAATTCCAGTACTTCTTACCAACGTACCCGCCTTCTGCCTACCCTTTGGCTGCACACACTTATACCCCCATCACCAGCTCTGTGTCCACCATCCGCCAATACCCTG TTTCAGCTCAGGCCCCCAACTCTGCCATCACAGCTCAGACTGGCGTAGGAGTGGCCTCCACTGTGCACCTCAATCCCATGCAGCTGATGACTGTAGATGCATCTCATGCCCGTCACATccaggggatccagccagcacCTATCGGTGCacaggggatccagccagcacCTATCGGTGCacaggggatccagccagcacCTATCGGTGCACAGGGGATCCACCCAGCTGCACCTATCGGCGCACAGGGACTCCAGCCTGCACCAATCAATGCTCAGCAGCCACAAACAGAAACAAAGACTTCAG CAGTGGTCTTGGCAGACGGAGCCACCATTGTGGCCAATCCTATTAGCAACACATTCAGTGCAGCTCCAGCAGCAACCACAGTGGTACAAACTCACAGCCAGAGCGCCAGCGCCAGTGCACCAGCCCAGGGCTCATCCCCACGCCCAAGCATCCTCCGGAAGAAACCCGCCACAGATGG ACTGGCAGTCCGGAAAAGTCTgatcccccctcagccttctgaAGTAGCTAGCACCCGTGTGGAGAGCTCTATGCGAAGCACATCTGGATCACCCAGACCTGCTGG TGCCAAGCCTAAACCAGAAATCCATGTCTCTATGGCTACTCCAGTCACTGTGTCTGTGGAGGCAGTGTCCAATCAAACCAGCGAGCAGCCCACCATTGCAGTCCCACCTACCTCTCAGCAGCCTCCATCTGCCATTCCAACAATTATTGCAGCAGCTAGTCCACCTTCTCAGCCGACAGCACCTCTGTCAACCATTCCAGGAGCAGTTTCAGCTGCTCCAGCCACTTCGAACACAATTATAGCTGCTCCTCCACCTCCATCCACTATGAGTGGGGCCCTCTCCACAGTATTGGGACCCCCAGCACCAGAGATAAAAATCAAAGAGGAAGTGGAACCTATGGACATAATGCGACCAGTCTCAG TTCCTCCGTTGACTACAAATACCATGTCTCCATCTCTTGCATTGCTGGCCAACAACCTTTCCATGCCCCCGAACGACTTGCCACCTGGTGCCTCCCCAAGGAAAAAaccccggaagcagcagcatgtaaTCTCCACAGAGGAAGGCGACATGATGGAGACTAATAGCACTGATGATGAGAAATCCACTGCCAAAAGTCTGCTGGTGAAAGCAGAGAAGCGCAAGTCTCCTCCAAAAGAGTACATAG ATGAAGAAGGTGTCAGGTACGTCCCTGTGCGTCCAAGACCCCCTATCACACTGCTCCGTCACTATCGCAACCCCTGGAAAGCTGCCTATCACCACTTTCAGAGATACAGTGATGTCAGAGTGAAAG ACACATCAAGTTTGTGTTCTTTGGTTTTAGAAGAGAAGAAGGCTATGCTGCAGGAGATTGCCAATCAGAAAGGAGTATCCTGCCGTGCGCAAGGTTGGAAAGTCCATCTCTGCGCAGCACAGTTACTGCAGTTG ACTAACCTGGAGCATGACGTGTATGAGCGCCTCACCTCTCTGCAGGAAGGGATAATCCCCAAGAAAAAGGCAGCAACTGATGATGACTTACATCGAATAAATGAACTGATACAG GGGAATATGCAGAGGTGTAAACTTGTGATGGATCAGATCAGTGAGGCCCGAGACTCTATGCTGAAGGTCTTGGATCACAAGGAACGTGTTCTGAAGCTCTTAAACAAGAATGGAACTGTCAAGAAAGTGTCTAAATTAAAGCGAAAAGAGAAGGTCTAG
- the SAP130 gene encoding histone deacetylase complex subunit SAP130 isoform X8, translating to MVGMSSQQFPRSGALPAGLGQAPPPISTSGSTGLINPTTTAVSDESNRESEVAPREHMGPGGSLQSREEKQEPVVVRPYPQVQMLAQHHTVQSGAAVTVTAPPAHLTPAVPLSFSEGLMKPPVKPTMPSRPIAPAPPSTMSAPTKVPGQVTVTMENSIPQASAIPVATISGQQGHSSNVQHIMATNLQMSIIRSSAPGPPLHIGASHLPRGAAAAAVMSSSKVTTVLRPASQLPNAATAQPAVQHIIHQPIQSRPPVTTSSTIPPAVIAPGSTTRAQSPVITTTAAHATESILSRHTLSLQQHPPSAAISIPRPAQPRDTATRITLPSHPAIGTPKQQLHTMTQKTIFSTGTPVAAATVAPILATNTIASATTAGSVSHTQAPTSTIVTMTMPSHSSHATAVTTSNIPVAKVVPQQITHTSPRIQSDYTSERSNLIPIPGHRASPNPVAMETRSDNRQSMPVQFQYFLPTYPPSAYPLAAHTYTPITSSVSTIRQYPVSAQAPNSAITAQTGVGVASTVHLNPMQLMTVDASHARHIQGIQPAPIGAQGIQPAPIGAQGIQPAPIGAQGIHPAAPIGAQGLQPAPINAQQPQTETKTSVVLADGATIVANPISNTFSAAPAATTVVQTHSQSASASAPAQGSSPRPSILRKKPATDGLAVRKSLIPPQPSEVASTRVESSMRSTSGSPRPAGAKPKPEIHVSMATPVTVSVEAVSNQTSEQPTIAVPPTSQQPPSAIPTIIAAASPPSQPTAPLSTIPGAVSAAPATSNTIIAAPPPPSTMSGALSTVLGPPAPEIKIKEEVEPMDIMRPVSAVPPLTTNTMSPSLALLANNLSMPPNDLPPGASPRKKPRKQQHVISTEEGDMMETNSTDDEKSTAKSLLVKAEKRKSPPKEYIDEEGVRYVPVRPRPPITLLRHYRNPWKAAYHHFQRYSDVRVKEEKKAMLQEIANQKGVSCRAQGWKVHLCAAQLLQLTNLEHDVYERLTSLQEGIIPKKKAATDDDLHRINELIQGNMQRCKLVMDQISEARDSMLKVLDHKERVLKLLNKNGTVKKVSKLKRKEKV from the exons ATG GTGGGAATGAGTTCTCAGCAGTTTCCCCGTTCTGGAGCCCTTCCTGCAGGACTAGGACAAGCTCCACCCCCAATTTCCACCAGTGGATCTACAGGGCTGATAAACCCAACAACCACAG cAGTGAGTGATGAATCTAATCGAGAGTCAGAAGTTGCTCCCAGAGAGCACATGGGCCCTGGTGGCTCTCTACAGTCTCGTGAAGAGAAACAGGAACCAGTGGTTGTTCGGCCATACCCACAGGTTCAGATGTTGGCACAGCACCATACGGTCCAATCTGGTGCTGCAGTTACAGTGACCGCTCCGCCGGCACATCTGACTCCAGCAGTGCCACTTTCCTTTTCAGAGGGACTTATGAAG CCTCCTGTGAAGCCCACCATGCCCAGCCGGCCCATTGCTCCTGCTCCACCCTCTACAATGTCAGCTCCCACCAAGGTTCCTGGGCAGGTTACTGTTACCATGGAAAACAGTATCCCACAAGCCTCAGCTATTCCTGTGGCAACAATCAGTGGACAACAG GGACATTCCAGTAACGTGCAGCATATCATGGCAACAAATCTTCAGATGTCTATCATCCGAAGTAGTGCTCCTGGTCCCCCTTTACACATTGGAGCTTCTCACTTACCCCGAG GTGCGGCAGCAGCTGCTGTGATGTCCAGCTCTAAAGTAACCACAGTTCTGAGGCCAGCTTCACAGTTGCCAAATGCAGCAACAGCTCAGCCAGCTGTTCAGCACATCATTCATCAACCAATCCAG TCTCGTCCTCCTGTGACGACATCGAGCACCATCCCTCCTGCTGTAATAGCACCAGGTTCCACCACAAGAGCTCAGTCTCCAGTTATTACTACAACAGCAGCACATGCTACGGAATCAATCCTGAG tCGGCACACTCTGTCTCTCCAGCAGCACCCACCTTCTGCAGCTATTAGTATTCCGCGTCCTGCGCAGCCACGGGACACAGCAACTCGGATCACACTGCCATCTCACCCAGCCATAGGTACACCAAAACAGCAGCTCCACACCATGACTCAG AAAACCATTTTTAGTACTGGTACTCCGGTGGCGGCAGCAACCGTGGCACCCATTTTGGCAACCAATACTATTGCCTCAGCAACCACAGCTG GTTCTGTGTCTCATACCCAAGCTCCTACAAGTACAATTGTCACCATGACAATGCCCTCTCACTCTTCCCATGCCACTGCTGTGACCACCTCAAACATCCCAGTTG CTAAAGTGGTTCCTCAGCAAATCACGCATACTTCTCCTCGAATCCAGTCTGATTATACATCAGAGAGGAGTAATCTCATTCCCATACCTGGACACCGAGCATCTCCAAACCCAGTTGCCATGGAAACAAGAAGTGACAACCG GCAGTCGATGCCAGTCCAATTCCAGTACTTCTTACCAACGTACCCGCCTTCTGCCTACCCTTTGGCTGCACACACTTATACCCCCATCACCAGCTCTGTGTCCACCATCCGCCAATACCCTG TTTCAGCTCAGGCCCCCAACTCTGCCATCACAGCTCAGACTGGCGTAGGAGTGGCCTCCACTGTGCACCTCAATCCCATGCAGCTGATGACTGTAGATGCATCTCATGCCCGTCACATccaggggatccagccagcacCTATCGGTGCacaggggatccagccagcacCTATCGGTGCacaggggatccagccagcacCTATCGGTGCACAGGGGATCCACCCAGCTGCACCTATCGGCGCACAGGGACTCCAGCCTGCACCAATCAATGCTCAGCAGCCACAAACAGAAACAAAGACTTCAG TGGTCTTGGCAGACGGAGCCACCATTGTGGCCAATCCTATTAGCAACACATTCAGTGCAGCTCCAGCAGCAACCACAGTGGTACAAACTCACAGCCAGAGCGCCAGCGCCAGTGCACCAGCCCAGGGCTCATCCCCACGCCCAAGCATCCTCCGGAAGAAACCCGCCACAGATGG ACTGGCAGTCCGGAAAAGTCTgatcccccctcagccttctgaAGTAGCTAGCACCCGTGTGGAGAGCTCTATGCGAAGCACATCTGGATCACCCAGACCTGCTGG TGCCAAGCCTAAACCAGAAATCCATGTCTCTATGGCTACTCCAGTCACTGTGTCTGTGGAGGCAGTGTCCAATCAAACCAGCGAGCAGCCCACCATTGCAGTCCCACCTACCTCTCAGCAGCCTCCATCTGCCATTCCAACAATTATTGCAGCAGCTAGTCCACCTTCTCAGCCGACAGCACCTCTGTCAACCATTCCAGGAGCAGTTTCAGCTGCTCCAGCCACTTCGAACACAATTATAGCTGCTCCTCCACCTCCATCCACTATGAGTGGGGCCCTCTCCACAGTATTGGGACCCCCAGCACCAGAGATAAAAATCAAAGAGGAAGTGGAACCTATGGACATAATGCGACCAGTCTCAG CAGTTCCTCCGTTGACTACAAATACCATGTCTCCATCTCTTGCATTGCTGGCCAACAACCTTTCCATGCCCCCGAACGACTTGCCACCTGGTGCCTCCCCAAGGAAAAAaccccggaagcagcagcatgtaaTCTCCACAGAGGAAGGCGACATGATGGAGACTAATAGCACTGATGATGAGAAATCCACTGCCAAAAGTCTGCTGGTGAAAGCAGAGAAGCGCAAGTCTCCTCCAAAAGAGTACATAG ATGAAGAAGGTGTCAGGTACGTCCCTGTGCGTCCAAGACCCCCTATCACACTGCTCCGTCACTATCGCAACCCCTGGAAAGCTGCCTATCACCACTTTCAGAGATACAGTGATGTCAGAGTGAAAG AAGAGAAGAAGGCTATGCTGCAGGAGATTGCCAATCAGAAAGGAGTATCCTGCCGTGCGCAAGGTTGGAAAGTCCATCTCTGCGCAGCACAGTTACTGCAGTTG ACTAACCTGGAGCATGACGTGTATGAGCGCCTCACCTCTCTGCAGGAAGGGATAATCCCCAAGAAAAAGGCAGCAACTGATGATGACTTACATCGAATAAATGAACTGATACAG GGGAATATGCAGAGGTGTAAACTTGTGATGGATCAGATCAGTGAGGCCCGAGACTCTATGCTGAAGGTCTTGGATCACAAGGAACGTGTTCTGAAGCTCTTAAACAAGAATGGAACTGTCAAGAAAGTGTCTAAATTAAAGCGAAAAGAGAAGGTCTAG
- the SAP130 gene encoding histone deacetylase complex subunit SAP130 isoform X7 — MVGMSSQQFPRSGALPAGLGQAPPPISTSGSTGLINPTTTAVSDESNRESEVAPREHMGPGGSLQSREEKQEPVVVRPYPQVQMLAQHHTVQSGAAVTVTAPPAHLTPAVPLSFSEGLMKPPVKPTMPSRPIAPAPPSTMSAPTKVPGQVTVTMENSIPQASAIPVATISGQQGHSSNVQHIMATNLQMSIIRSSAPGPPLHIGASHLPRGAAAAAVMSSSKVTTVLRPASQLPNAATAQPAVQHIIHQPIQSRPPVTTSSTIPPAVIAPGSTTRAQSPVITTTAAHATESILSRHTLSLQQHPPSAAISIPRPAQPRDTATRITLPSHPAIGTPKQQLHTMTQKTIFSTGTPVAAATVAPILATNTIASATTAGSVSHTQAPTSTIVTMTMPSHSSHATAVTTSNIPVAKVVPQQITHTSPRIQSDYTSERSNLIPIPGHRASPNPVAMETRSDNRQSMPVQFQYFLPTYPPSAYPLAAHTYTPITSSVSTIRQYPVSAQAPNSAITAQTGVGVASTVHLNPMQLMTVDASHARHIQGIQPAPIGAQGIQPAPIGAQGIHPAAPIGAQGLQPAPINAQQPQTETKTSAVVLADGATIVANPISNTFSAAPAATTVVQTHSQSASASAPAQGSSPRPSILRKKPATDGLAVRKSLIPPQPSEVASTRVESSMRSTSGSPRPAGAKPKPEIHVSMATPVTVSVEAVSNQTSEQPTIAVPPTSQQPPSAIPTIIAAASPPSQPTAPLSTIPGAVSAAPATSNTIIAAPPPPSTMSGALSTVLGPPAPEIKIKEEVEPMDIMRPVSAVPPLTTNTMSPSLALLANNLSMPPNDLPPGASPRKKPRKQQHVISTEEGDMMETNSTDDEKSTAKSLLVKAEKRKSPPKEYIDEEGVRYVPVRPRPPITLLRHYRNPWKAAYHHFQRYSDVRVKDTSSLCSLVLEEKKAMLQEIANQKGVSCRAQGWKVHLCAAQLLQLTNLEHDVYERLTSLQEGIIPKKKAATDDDLHRINELIQGNMQRCKLVMDQISEARDSMLKVLDHKERVLKLLNKNGTVKKVSKLKRKEKV; from the exons ATG GTGGGAATGAGTTCTCAGCAGTTTCCCCGTTCTGGAGCCCTTCCTGCAGGACTAGGACAAGCTCCACCCCCAATTTCCACCAGTGGATCTACAGGGCTGATAAACCCAACAACCACAG cAGTGAGTGATGAATCTAATCGAGAGTCAGAAGTTGCTCCCAGAGAGCACATGGGCCCTGGTGGCTCTCTACAGTCTCGTGAAGAGAAACAGGAACCAGTGGTTGTTCGGCCATACCCACAGGTTCAGATGTTGGCACAGCACCATACGGTCCAATCTGGTGCTGCAGTTACAGTGACCGCTCCGCCGGCACATCTGACTCCAGCAGTGCCACTTTCCTTTTCAGAGGGACTTATGAAG CCTCCTGTGAAGCCCACCATGCCCAGCCGGCCCATTGCTCCTGCTCCACCCTCTACAATGTCAGCTCCCACCAAGGTTCCTGGGCAGGTTACTGTTACCATGGAAAACAGTATCCCACAAGCCTCAGCTATTCCTGTGGCAACAATCAGTGGACAACAG GGACATTCCAGTAACGTGCAGCATATCATGGCAACAAATCTTCAGATGTCTATCATCCGAAGTAGTGCTCCTGGTCCCCCTTTACACATTGGAGCTTCTCACTTACCCCGAG GTGCGGCAGCAGCTGCTGTGATGTCCAGCTCTAAAGTAACCACAGTTCTGAGGCCAGCTTCACAGTTGCCAAATGCAGCAACAGCTCAGCCAGCTGTTCAGCACATCATTCATCAACCAATCCAG TCTCGTCCTCCTGTGACGACATCGAGCACCATCCCTCCTGCTGTAATAGCACCAGGTTCCACCACAAGAGCTCAGTCTCCAGTTATTACTACAACAGCAGCACATGCTACGGAATCAATCCTGAG tCGGCACACTCTGTCTCTCCAGCAGCACCCACCTTCTGCAGCTATTAGTATTCCGCGTCCTGCGCAGCCACGGGACACAGCAACTCGGATCACACTGCCATCTCACCCAGCCATAGGTACACCAAAACAGCAGCTCCACACCATGACTCAG AAAACCATTTTTAGTACTGGTACTCCGGTGGCGGCAGCAACCGTGGCACCCATTTTGGCAACCAATACTATTGCCTCAGCAACCACAGCTG GTTCTGTGTCTCATACCCAAGCTCCTACAAGTACAATTGTCACCATGACAATGCCCTCTCACTCTTCCCATGCCACTGCTGTGACCACCTCAAACATCCCAGTTG CTAAAGTGGTTCCTCAGCAAATCACGCATACTTCTCCTCGAATCCAGTCTGATTATACATCAGAGAGGAGTAATCTCATTCCCATACCTGGACACCGAGCATCTCCAAACCCAGTTGCCATGGAAACAAGAAGTGACAACCG GCAGTCGATGCCAGTCCAATTCCAGTACTTCTTACCAACGTACCCGCCTTCTGCCTACCCTTTGGCTGCACACACTTATACCCCCATCACCAGCTCTGTGTCCACCATCCGCCAATACCCTG TTTCAGCTCAGGCCCCCAACTCTGCCATCACAGCTCAGACTGGCGTAGGAGTGGCCTCCACTGTGCACCTCAATCCCATGCAGCTGATGACTGTAGATGCATCTCATGCCCGTCACATccaggggatccagccagcac CTATCGGTGCacaggggatccagccagcacCTATCGGTGCACAGGGGATCCACCCAGCTGCACCTATCGGCGCACAGGGACTCCAGCCTGCACCAATCAATGCTCAGCAGCCACAAACAGAAACAAAGACTTCAG CAGTGGTCTTGGCAGACGGAGCCACCATTGTGGCCAATCCTATTAGCAACACATTCAGTGCAGCTCCAGCAGCAACCACAGTGGTACAAACTCACAGCCAGAGCGCCAGCGCCAGTGCACCAGCCCAGGGCTCATCCCCACGCCCAAGCATCCTCCGGAAGAAACCCGCCACAGATGG ACTGGCAGTCCGGAAAAGTCTgatcccccctcagccttctgaAGTAGCTAGCACCCGTGTGGAGAGCTCTATGCGAAGCACATCTGGATCACCCAGACCTGCTGG TGCCAAGCCTAAACCAGAAATCCATGTCTCTATGGCTACTCCAGTCACTGTGTCTGTGGAGGCAGTGTCCAATCAAACCAGCGAGCAGCCCACCATTGCAGTCCCACCTACCTCTCAGCAGCCTCCATCTGCCATTCCAACAATTATTGCAGCAGCTAGTCCACCTTCTCAGCCGACAGCACCTCTGTCAACCATTCCAGGAGCAGTTTCAGCTGCTCCAGCCACTTCGAACACAATTATAGCTGCTCCTCCACCTCCATCCACTATGAGTGGGGCCCTCTCCACAGTATTGGGACCCCCAGCACCAGAGATAAAAATCAAAGAGGAAGTGGAACCTATGGACATAATGCGACCAGTCTCAG CAGTTCCTCCGTTGACTACAAATACCATGTCTCCATCTCTTGCATTGCTGGCCAACAACCTTTCCATGCCCCCGAACGACTTGCCACCTGGTGCCTCCCCAAGGAAAAAaccccggaagcagcagcatgtaaTCTCCACAGAGGAAGGCGACATGATGGAGACTAATAGCACTGATGATGAGAAATCCACTGCCAAAAGTCTGCTGGTGAAAGCAGAGAAGCGCAAGTCTCCTCCAAAAGAGTACATAG ATGAAGAAGGTGTCAGGTACGTCCCTGTGCGTCCAAGACCCCCTATCACACTGCTCCGTCACTATCGCAACCCCTGGAAAGCTGCCTATCACCACTTTCAGAGATACAGTGATGTCAGAGTGAAAG ACACATCAAGTTTGTGTTCTTTGGTTTTAGAAGAGAAGAAGGCTATGCTGCAGGAGATTGCCAATCAGAAAGGAGTATCCTGCCGTGCGCAAGGTTGGAAAGTCCATCTCTGCGCAGCACAGTTACTGCAGTTG ACTAACCTGGAGCATGACGTGTATGAGCGCCTCACCTCTCTGCAGGAAGGGATAATCCCCAAGAAAAAGGCAGCAACTGATGATGACTTACATCGAATAAATGAACTGATACAG GGGAATATGCAGAGGTGTAAACTTGTGATGGATCAGATCAGTGAGGCCCGAGACTCTATGCTGAAGGTCTTGGATCACAAGGAACGTGTTCTGAAGCTCTTAAACAAGAATGGAACTGTCAAGAAAGTGTCTAAATTAAAGCGAAAAGAGAAGGTCTAG